One genomic window of Medicago truncatula cultivar Jemalong A17 chromosome 1, MtrunA17r5.0-ANR, whole genome shotgun sequence includes the following:
- the LOC25481979 gene encoding ethylene-responsive transcription factor ERF018, with protein sequence MTCSNPTSSINVTTNDHNTPCSNNKPLDKMYKGVRKRKWGKWVSEIRLPNSRERIWLGSYDTQEKAARAFDAALYCLRGPHASFNFPNTPLTINLVFHHSVSHNSLSPQEIQEIAAKFANELPIELTQEEDQQVPSESQNDANSNSYSYPLDNDIGDLRRMDWRFEDMFDDMNRVANCSNFYGLQNMQYSTQLFEEDNVDQIECEDTFSNHSILWNWNF encoded by the coding sequence ATGACTTGTTCCAATCCTACTAGTAGTATCAATGTCACCACCAATGATCACAACACACCTTGTTCCAACAATAAACCTCTAGATAAGATGTACAAAGGGGTGAGGAAGAGAAAATGGGGAAAATGGGTATCTGAAATTAGGCTTCCAAATAGTAGGGAGAGAATATGGTTAGGATCATATGACACACAAGAAAAAGCAGCTAGGGCATTTGATGCAGCCCTATATTGTCTACGTGGTCCTCATGCTAGTTTCAATTTCCCTAACACACCTCTTaccatcaatttagtttttCATCATAGTGTTAGTCACAACTCTCTTTCCCCTCAAGAGATTCAAGAGATTGCTGCAAAATTTGCCAATGAATTACCAATTGAGCTTACTCAAGAAGAAGATCAACAAGTACCTTCAGAATCACAAAATGATGCCAATTCCAATTCTTATTCATATCCTCTAGATAATGATATTGGTGATTTGAGAAGGATGGATTGGAGATTTGAGGATATGTTTGATGACATGAATAGGGTTGCTAATTGCTCTAATTTTTATGGGCTACAAAATATGCAATATTCAACTCAACTTTTTGAAGAGGATAATGTGGACCAAATTGAATGTGAAGATACCTTTTCTAATCATTCAATCCTTTGGAATTGGAATTTTTGA